The Streptomyces sp. Je 1-332 genome has a window encoding:
- a CDS encoding ATP-binding protein: MVSELVTNALRHGGGRYILELSAGPDTVTAAVSDSNPAYPRERTPDINGASGGFGWHMIRDLTSRLTITPSPGGKTIHAQLPR; encoded by the coding sequence GTGGTCTCCGAACTCGTCACCAACGCCCTGCGTCACGGCGGCGGCCGGTACATCCTGGAACTGTCCGCCGGCCCAGACACGGTGACCGCCGCAGTCAGCGACTCAAACCCTGCATACCCGCGCGAGCGCACCCCCGACATCAACGGCGCCAGCGGCGGCTTCGGCTGGCACATGATCCGCGACCTCACCAGCCGGCTGACCATCACACCCAGCCCCGGCGGGAAGACCATCCACGCCCAGCTCCCCCGCTGA
- a CDS encoding MerR family transcriptional regulator encodes MTADDSFGRLDDDDYPAYTMGRAAEILGTTPAFLRAVGRARLITPLRSEGGHRRYSRYQLRIAARARELVDQGTPIEAACRIVILEDQLEEAQRLNEGRRAEVHRAGAEPRPMSDA; translated from the coding sequence ATGACAGCAGACGATTCCTTCGGCCGTCTCGATGACGACGACTACCCCGCCTACACCATGGGACGGGCTGCCGAAATACTCGGCACCACACCCGCCTTCCTCCGGGCCGTCGGACGAGCCCGCCTGATCACTCCCTTGCGCTCGGAGGGCGGCCACCGCCGCTACTCCCGCTACCAGCTGAGGATCGCTGCCCGTGCCCGCGAACTCGTGGACCAGGGCACCCCCATCGAAGCCGCCTGCCGCATCGTCATCCTCGAAGACCAGCTCGAAGAAGCGCAGCGCCTCAACGAAGGACGCCGCGCTGAAGTACACCGCGCTGGTGCTGAACCGCGCCCCATGTCGGACGCCTGA
- a CDS encoding HEAT repeat domain-containing protein → MRWWKKGRSGDGDRCELCRATMMPSAGPQRRGWVYVSDGSDAARRHVNRLCCEACWQRGVELEAEAEAQFRRANPVDKVCAALRDGDVSVRREAARTLERLRDPRAVDPLFDALGREIVSLQAPAVSSMIGSLAAIGGAEVGERLLRLLRDEAYWTERYNGIDDGPQVIPAVDCVNPALITVGGPELMLRGLLEVLADQRKMLRSYAARELANIAYRSTVGYGLTVYGHGKLSDAGRQLMVGPLCSALRDEFPLVREHAATGVGHLGDRSALDNLLDSLTDDHERVRYFAAQALGNLGDPRAVEPLRQALSRDAEISFAVREALAKLATRS, encoded by the coding sequence ATGCGATGGTGGAAGAAGGGGCGTTCCGGTGACGGAGACCGGTGTGAGCTGTGCCGCGCGACGATGATGCCGTCTGCCGGACCGCAAAGACGGGGATGGGTCTACGTCTCCGACGGCTCGGATGCGGCGCGGCGACACGTCAATCGACTGTGCTGTGAGGCCTGTTGGCAGCGTGGTGTCGAGCTCGAAGCGGAAGCGGAAGCGCAATTCCGTCGCGCGAACCCGGTGGACAAGGTGTGCGCCGCCCTGCGGGACGGGGATGTTTCCGTCCGTCGCGAAGCGGCACGCACGCTGGAGCGATTGCGCGATCCGCGCGCAGTGGACCCGTTGTTCGACGCCCTGGGGAGAGAAATCGTCAGTCTGCAGGCACCTGCCGTCTCGTCCATGATCGGATCGCTGGCCGCGATCGGTGGCGCCGAGGTCGGGGAGCGCCTGCTGCGTTTGTTGCGCGATGAGGCGTATTGGACTGAGAGATACAACGGCATCGACGACGGACCTCAAGTGATTCCGGCCGTTGACTGCGTGAACCCGGCACTGATCACCGTGGGTGGGCCGGAACTGATGCTGCGCGGCCTGCTCGAGGTACTGGCGGATCAGCGGAAGATGCTGAGGTCGTACGCGGCTCGGGAACTGGCCAACATCGCCTACCGCAGTACCGTCGGTTACGGCCTGACGGTCTACGGCCACGGCAAACTTTCCGACGCGGGCCGGCAGTTGATGGTCGGTCCGCTGTGCTCAGCACTGCGGGACGAGTTCCCGCTGGTCCGCGAGCACGCGGCCACCGGGGTGGGGCATCTCGGCGACCGGAGTGCGCTGGACAACCTGCTCGACTCCCTCACCGACGACCATGAACGGGTCCGCTACTTTGCCGCGCAGGCCCTGGGGAACCTGGGGGACCCTAGGGCCGTCGAGCCTCTCCGCCAGGCCCTCAGCCGCGACGCGGAGATCTCCTTTGCGGTACGGGAGGCGCTGGCCAAGCTGGCGACGCGGAGCTAA